The DNA sequence TGATTTATATTGGAGTTTACATCAACTTAAAACAATATACCATGAAATCAACACCAAAAATGGTATTACTTTAACACAAATTTTTGGTTAGCGATTAAACCATCTATTGTTTCTACCTGTAAAATATAGGTTCCTTTTGGGTAGTGATTGAGAGAAATACTTTTCACATTTCCATTTTTATTAAATACGGTTTCCCCTAAAACATTAATCACTTTTATGCTTCTGAATTCTTTAGGTGATTTTATAAAAAGTTCAGAGTTGTTTTGCCATAATTCAAATGCTTTTTCATCAAACAAATTCGTGTTTAAATTTGGATCTAGATCTGATAAATCTTGGCAATTATCATATTGATCATCATAGAAGTTTTTCACCTGTGCTACTCTATTTTTAAACAATGTTTTCTGTTGTGCAATATTATTTGTTGTATCATAAGCAAATACATAAGCAAGATCTAAACAAATAGATTCACTAGCTTTTAAAGAGGGCATATATATACTGGATAATATTCGCCTATCGTCAGGTGTAGTAAATGCTTGAGCTTCTGTTAAAATACTCTCTTCATAAGCGTATTTTACACTTTGGGTAAACTGCATTTGTGTAGAATCGTTCTTAAACAAAGCTTTTTGGTAATTATAATAATGACTGGAGTCTGTAGGGTTTCCAAAATTAGAAAAATTGTTGTTGTAATACATACTATTATTCAATGTATGATTCAGATAAGTCATTCCAAAGACTGGAGGATTGTCCCCATAGCCTGATAAACTTTCATCCAATGAATCACCATTATACACAAATACACTATTAGAAGCTGAATCGGTACCTATATAATCATCAAAGCCAAACCCTAAATCAAAGTCATTAAAACTGGTAATATAAAAATCCTTATAATTTGCCGTACTCATATTATGAATATCATAATGTACAAAAACGGTATTATCGAGAGTTACATCAGAAGTATCGTATCCATACACCATCACATTCACTTGTGCGTGAATTATCTCAGCTCCACTTTCTGTATGTGGGATATTATCATTATACATTACATAAAGCGCTTGGTCTCCTCGTATTTCTGGGAAGTCACCATTTGCAGGGTCATAAACTCCGTTTTGGT is a window from the Flavobacteriales bacterium genome containing:
- a CDS encoding T9SS type A sorting domain-containing protein, producing the protein MKKQLLVMSTCLLMFSGRAQVDTSYQFLDINNLKIPVFPTGEIFGSGSYLTVKSEMPINSGKSSNFTSSLWLGGLDDANTLHLAANTYRQVGESDFQAGPNTANYVQPTHHRVYKITKAQIEHHANNYNQPGYNMIDVIAKWPGHGNGFSLGLNFQAPFKDKNQNGVYDPANGDFPEIRGDQALYVMYNDNIPHTESGAEIIHAQVNVMVYGYDTSDVTLDNTVFVHYDIHNMSTANYKDFYITSFNDFDLGFGFDDYIGTDSASNSVFVYNGDSLDESLSGYGDNPPVFGMTYLNHTLNNSMYYNNNFSNFGNPTDSSHYYNYQKALFKNDSTQMQFTQSVKYAYEESILTEAQAFTTPDDRRILSSIYMPSLKASESICLDLAYVFAYDTTNNIAQQKTLFKNRVAQVKNFYDDQYDNCQDLSDLDPNLNTNLFDEKAFELWQNNSELFIKSPKEFRSIKVINVLGETVFNKNGNVKSISLNHYPKGTYILQVETIDGLIANQKFVLK